A part of Vigna radiata var. radiata cultivar VC1973A chromosome 11, Vradiata_ver6, whole genome shotgun sequence genomic DNA contains:
- the LOC106777637 gene encoding protein NSP-INTERACTING KINASE 3, whose translation MELSGLVFWLLGLLLLQLMEISSAALSPSGINYEVVALMAIKGDLTDPHNVLENWDSSSVDPCSWRMVTCSSDGSVSALGFPSQNLSGTLSPGIGNLTNLQSVLLQNNAISGRIPAAIGNLERLHTLDLSNNAFSGEIPSSLGGLKNLNYLRLNNNSLTGSCPQSLSNIEGLTLVDLSYNNLSGSLPRISARTLKIVGNPLICGPKANNCSSVLPEPLSFPPDALRGQSDSGKKSHHVALAFGASFGAAFVIVIIVGFLVWWRYRRNQQIFFDVNEHYDPEVRLGHLKRFSFKELRTATDHFNSKNILGRGGFGIVYKACLNDGSVVAVKRLKDYNAAGGEIQFQTEVETISLAVHRNLLRLSGFCSTQHERLLVYPYMSNGSVASRLKDHIHGHPALDWTRRKRIALGTARGLVYLHEQCDPKIIHRDVKAANILLDEDFEAVVGDFGLAKLLDHRDSHVTTAVRGTVGHIAPEYLSTGQSSEKTDVFGFGILLLELITGHKALDFGRAANQKGVMLDWVKKLHQDGRLSQMVDKDLKGNFDLIELEEMVQVALLCTQFNPSHRPKMSEVLKMLEGDGLAERWEASQRIETPRFRSCEPQRYSDLIEESSLIIEAMELSGPR comes from the exons ATGGAGCTTAGTGGTTTGGTTTTCTGGCTACTGGGGTTGCTGCTTTTGCAGTTGATGGAGATTTCTTCTGCTGCTCTTTCTCCATCTGGCATAAACTATGAAG TTGTAGCTCTGATGGCCATAAAGGGTGACTTGACTGATCCTCACAACGTTCTGGAAAATTGGGATTCTAGTTCTGTTGATCCATGTAGCTGGAGAATGGTTACGTGTTCCTCTGATGGCTCCGTTTCTGCATT GGGATTTCCGAGTCAGAACTTGTCTGGTACACTATCTCCCGGAATTGGAAACCTCACTAACTTGCAATCTGT GTTGCTTCAGAATAATGCCATTTCTGGTAGGATTCCTGCTGCAATAGGAAACTTGGAAAGGCTTCACACACTTGATCTTTCCAATAATGCATTTAGTGGTGAGATACCCAGTTCTTTGGGAGGCCTCAAGAACCTGAATTATTT GAGGTTAAACAATAACAGCCTTACAGGATCCTGTCCTCAGTCTCTTAGCAACATCGAAGGTCTAACCCTTGT GGACCTCTCCTACAACAATCTGAGTGGTTCATTGCCTAGAATATCGGCAAGAACATTAAA GATTGTGGGTAACCCTTTAATTTGTGGTCCAAAAGCAAACAACTGTTCTTCCGTTTTACCAGAGCCACTTTCCTTTCCTCCAGATGCACTAAGAG GCCAATCAGATTCTGGTAAAAAAAGCCATCACGTGGCACTTGCTTTCGGTGCAAGCTTTGGTGCTGCATTTGTCATTGTGATTATAGTTGGGTTTCTTGTTTGGTGGCGATATAGACGCAACCAGCAGATATTCTTTGATGTTAACG AACATTATGATCCGGAGGTGCGTCTTGGTCATTTAAAAAGGTTTTCATTCAAAGAGCTTCGAACTGCAACAGACCATTTCAACTCAAAGAACATTCTTGGAAGAGGTGGCTTTGGAATAGTCTACAAGGCATGCCTAAATGATGGGTCTGTTGTGGCTGTTAAGAGGTTAAAGGACTACAATGCAGCCGGTGGTGAGATCCAATTTCAAACAGAAGTTGAGACAATCAGTTTGGCTGTCCACCGCAATCTTCTCAGGCTTTCGGGGTTTTGCAGCACTCAGCATGAAAGGCTCCTCGTTTATCCATATATGTCTAATGGAAGTGTAGCCTCTAGATTAAAAG ATCATATCCATGGCCATCCGGCGTTAGATTGGACTAGACGGAAGAGAATAGCTTTAGGTACAGCAAGAGGGTTGGTTTACTTGCATGAACAATGTGACCCTAAGATTATTCACCGTGATGTAAAAGCAGCTAACATATTGCTAGATGAAGACTTTGAAGCTGTTGTTGGTGATTTTGGTTTAGCCAAGCTTCTGGATCATAGAGACTCCCATGTGACCACCGCCGTGCGTGGCACTGTTGGTCACATTGCTCCAGAGTATCTATCCACTGGCCAATCGTCAGAAAAGACTGATGTGTTTGGGTTTGGAATCTTGCTGCTTGAACTGATCACAGGTCACAAGGCTCTAGATTTTGGGCGAGCAGCGAACCAGAAAGGTGTAATGCTTGATTGG GTTAAGAAGCTCCACCAGGATGGAAGATTAAGTCAAATGGTGGACAAAGATCTAAAGGGAAACTTTGATCTGATTGAGTTAGAAGAAATGGTTCAGGTTGCACTCTTGTGCACACAGTTCAATCCTTCACACCGCCCCAAGATGTCAGAAGTATTAAAGATGTTGGAAGGGGATGGCTTGGCTGAGAGATGGGAGGCCTCACAGAGGATTGAAACACCAAGGTTTCGGTCTTGTGAGCCTCAAAGATATTCAGATTTAATAGAGGAATCTTCACTCATAATTGAAGCCATGGAGCTTTCTGGCCCTAGGTGA
- the LOC106776504 gene encoding protein trichome birefringence-like 2 has protein sequence MDSSKRLAFSEPIMSQRRKVISGFSLGVGVSLFFVTVILLNNTSLTVPKVQLFLQGSDFNSSFSWRFPFSARYFNDSVSSLHRAEVNVWSEGSEKKTLLGNLTGDQKNASLHDGHEEHEDCCSLKNVTVSGEENGRVGNSSCSGDDALGKCEKGLVKASNRSAGSLFGECDIFDGKWVRDESKPYYPLGSCPLIDRDFDCHLNGRPDNEYVKWRWQPNRCDIPSLNATDFLEKLRGQRLVFVGDSLNRNMWESMVCILRQSVRDKKRVFEISGKTEFKKKGVYAFRFEDYNCSVDFVSSPFMVQESTFKGTNGSFETLRLDLMDQTTTTYHDADIIVFNTGHWWTHEKTSRGEDYYQEGNHIYPRLKVLDAYTRALTTWARWIDNNIDANRTQVFFRGYSVTHFRGGQWNSGGQCHKETEPISDGKHLRKYPSKMRALERVVMPKMKTSVIYMNISRLTDFRKDGHPSIYRMEYKTAEEQASAELHQDCSHWCLPGVPDTWNELLYASLLKYGKGHWKS, from the exons ATGGACTCTTCTAAGAGGCTTGCATTCTCGGAACCCATTATGTCTCAGAGGAGAAAGGTGATTTCAGGGTTCAGTTTAGGCGTTGgagtttctcttttttttgttaCCGTTATCTTGCTCAACAACACTTCACTCACTGTTCCCAAGGTTCAACTGTTTCTCCAAGGATCCGAtttcaattcttctttttcttggcGTTTTCCCTTCTCGGCCCGTTATTTCAATGATTCCGTGAGTTCTCTGCACAGGGCTGAAGTCAATGTGTGGAGTGAGGGTTCGGAGAAGAAGACCCTTTTGGGGAATCTCACTGGGGATCAGAAAAATGCAAGCTTGCATGATGGCCATGAGGAACATGAAGACTGTTGTTCTTTGAAGAATGTTACTGTGTCAGGGGAGGAAAATGGGCGCGTGGGAAATTCGTCATGCAGTGGTGATGATGCTTTGGGAAAGTGTGAAAAAGGGTTGGTTAAGGCAAGTAATCGCAGTGCTGGTAGTTTGTTTGGGGAATGTGATATCTTCGATGGGAAATGGGTGAGGGATGAGTCGAAACCTTACTATCCCTTGGGGTCTTGTCCTCTCATTGATAGGGATTTTGATTGCCATCTTAATGGGAGGCCTGATAATGAGTATGTGAAGTGGAGATGGCAGCCGAATAGGTGTGACATTCCAAG TTTGAATGCGACTGATTTTCTGGAAAAGTTGCGAGGACAGAGGCTGGTTTTTGTGGGGGACTCACTGAACAGGAACATGTGGGAGTCCATGGTGTGTATCCTGCGTCAAAGTGTCAGGGACAAGAAACGTGTTTTTGAAATTTCAGGAAAAACAGAATTTAAGAAGAAAGGTGTCTATGCTTTTAGATTTGAG GATTATAATTGTTCAGTAGATTTTGTTAGCTCTCCTTTCATGGTTCAAGAGTCAACTTTCAAGGGCACAAATGGGTCCTTTGAGACATTAAGATTGGATTTGATGGATCAGACAACTACCACCTATCATGATGCTGACATCATAGTCTTCAATACAGGTCACTGGTGGACTCACGAGAAAACATCTAGGGG AGAGGACTATTATCAAGAAGGCAACCATATATACCCCAGACTCAAAGTTCTGGATGCATATACAAGGGCATTGACCACTTGGGCTAGATGGATTGACAACAATATTGATGCCAATCGAACTCAGGTTTTCTTCAGAGGATACTCGGTCACCCATTTCAG GGGTGGGCAATGGAATTCAGGAGGACAGTGCCACAAAGAAACTGAGCCAATATCTGATGGAAAGCACTTGCGCAAGTATCCTTCGAAAATGAGGGCTTTGGAGCGTGTGGTCATGCCAAAGATGAAAACTTCCGTGATATATATGAACATTAGTAGGCTTACAGATTTCAGAAAAGATGGGCATCCCTCTATATACAGAATGGAGTATAAGACAGCAGAGGAGCAAGCCTCTGCTGAACTTCACCAAGATTGCAGTCATTGGTGTTTGCCTGGAGTACCTGATACTTGGAATGAATTACTCTATGCTTCTCTATTGAAATATGGTAAAGGCCATTGGAAAAGTTGA